From a single Phragmites australis chromosome 7, lpPhrAust1.1, whole genome shotgun sequence genomic region:
- the LOC133923388 gene encoding 21 kDa protein-like, which yields MRHHHLLLLPCLILLLTAGTAAGSKAKPKAVSPGVAADFVRRSCRSTSYPRVCESTLVPCAPAVGRSPRRLARAALVVGADGARNCSAYLHGGGATSLAGGAMKDCAELARDTEERLRQSAAEMDRMGRAGSPRFAWCLSNVQTWASAALTDTSTCLDSLGQTHGGKDKDAVKQRVVAVAQLTSNALALVNKLHPAPHRL from the coding sequence ATGAGGCACCACCACCTTCTCCTGCTCCCctgcctcatcctcctcctgacCGCCGGCACCGCCGCCGGGTCAAAGGCCAAACCCAAGGCGGTCAGCCCGGGCGTCGCGGCCGATTTCGTGCGCCGCTCCTGCCGCTCCACGAGCTACCCGCGCGTCTGCGAGAGCACCCTGGTCCCCTGCGCACCCGCCGTGGGCCGCAGCCCGCGGCGCCTGGCGCGGGCCGCGCTCGTCGTGGGCGCCGACGGCGCGCGCAACTGCTCCGCCTACCTGCACGGTGGTGGCGCCACCTCCTTGGCCGGCGGCGCGATGAAGGACTGCGCGGAGCTGGCGCGCGACACGGAGGAGCGGCTGCGGCAGTCGGCGGCCGAGATGGACCGGATGGGCCGCGCCGGGAGCCCGCGGTTCGCGTGGTGCCTGAGCAACGTCCAGACGTGGGCCAGCGCCGCGCTCACCGACACCTCCACCTGCCTCGACTCCCTCGGCCAGACCCATGGTGGCAAGGACAAGGACGCCGTCAAGCAGAGGGTGGTGGCCGTGGCGCAGCTCACCAGCAACGCGCTCGCGCTCGTCAACAAGCTCCACCCGGCGCCGCACCGCCTGTAG